From Actinoplanes oblitus, a single genomic window includes:
- a CDS encoding LacI family DNA-binding transcriptional regulator, whose product MRDVAKLAGVSHQTVSRVINDHPNVRAETRERVLAAMRSLNYRRNLAARTLATRESRTLGIIGFETTLFGPESMLYGIESAARAAGYLVSVATVRELAHRPVLEAVDRLAQHDVDGIIAIAPKPAVTTALTHAPTGLACVAVGGAGSGADPFPTVRVDNAAGARIATQHLLDLGHATVHHAAGPPDWPEAQARVDGWRETLYAAGAVVPPVTPGWWDAAAGYEQGRRLAADPSVTAVFCANDRIALGMLRALHEAGRRVPEEVSVVGFDDMPDSGYFLPPLTTVHQDFAEMGRRALALLLHHMAHADGESPPSNVIVAPELVRRASTAARS is encoded by the coding sequence ATGCGGGACGTCGCGAAGCTGGCCGGCGTGTCCCACCAGACCGTCTCCCGGGTGATCAACGATCATCCCAACGTCCGGGCGGAGACCAGGGAACGCGTGCTCGCCGCGATGCGCTCGCTCAACTACCGGCGCAACCTCGCGGCCCGCACCCTGGCCACCCGGGAGTCACGCACGCTCGGCATCATCGGCTTCGAGACCACACTCTTCGGTCCCGAGTCGATGCTTTACGGCATCGAGAGCGCCGCCCGCGCCGCCGGATACCTGGTCAGCGTCGCCACCGTCCGCGAACTGGCGCACCGCCCGGTCCTCGAGGCGGTCGACCGCCTCGCCCAGCACGACGTCGACGGCATCATCGCGATCGCCCCGAAACCCGCCGTCACCACCGCCCTCACCCACGCCCCGACCGGTCTGGCGTGCGTCGCGGTGGGCGGCGCCGGTTCCGGCGCCGATCCCTTTCCCACGGTACGCGTGGACAACGCGGCCGGGGCTCGCATCGCCACCCAGCACCTGCTCGACCTCGGCCACGCCACCGTGCACCACGCGGCCGGGCCACCCGACTGGCCGGAGGCGCAGGCCCGGGTCGACGGCTGGCGGGAGACGCTCTACGCGGCCGGGGCCGTGGTGCCGCCGGTGACGCCGGGGTGGTGGGACGCCGCTGCCGGTTACGAGCAGGGGCGCCGGCTGGCCGCCGACCCGTCGGTGACCGCGGTGTTCTGCGCCAACGACCGGATCGCGCTGGGCATGCTGCGGGCGCTGCACGAGGCCGGGCGGCGGGTGCCGGAGGAGGTGAGCGTGGTCGGTTTCGACGACATGCCGGACTCGGGGTATTTCCTGCCGCCGCTGACCACTGTGCACCAGGACTTCGCCGAGATGGGGCGGCGGGCGCTGGCCCTCCTGCTGCACCACATGGCCCACGCGGACGGCGAAAGCCCGCCGTCGAACGTCATCGTCGCCCCGGAGCTGGTCCGGCGCGCGAGCACCGCTGCCCGCTCCTGA
- a CDS encoding TetR/AcrR family transcriptional regulator produces MGLREEKKRATRTAIADVALGLFLERGFDRVTVADVARAVPVSVNTVFNYFPTKEDLFFDRQDEVVQRLPAAIRARAAGESVAAAARRAFLAEIDREDPTLGLQPGIAEFWRVIDESPALQARLRHLRDRTESALAEALRAVTGTGADDPMPRVAAALLAAADATLHAEVRRRVRAGDDPTSIRDHLRQMAGLTFDAVERGLPI; encoded by the coding sequence ATGGGACTGCGCGAGGAGAAGAAGCGTGCGACGCGGACCGCGATCGCCGACGTCGCACTGGGGCTGTTCCTGGAGCGCGGATTCGACCGCGTGACGGTGGCCGACGTGGCACGGGCGGTTCCGGTCTCGGTGAATACGGTGTTCAACTACTTCCCGACCAAGGAAGATCTCTTCTTCGACCGACAGGACGAGGTCGTCCAGCGGCTTCCGGCGGCGATCCGCGCACGGGCCGCCGGCGAGTCCGTGGCGGCCGCGGCACGGCGGGCGTTCCTGGCCGAGATCGATCGCGAGGACCCGACGCTCGGGCTGCAACCGGGCATCGCCGAGTTCTGGCGGGTGATCGACGAGAGTCCGGCGCTGCAGGCACGACTGCGGCACCTGCGGGACCGGACGGAGTCAGCACTGGCGGAGGCGTTGCGTGCGGTGACCGGCACCGGCGCTGACGATCCGATGCCGCGTGTTGCCGCCGCCTTGCTGGCCGCGGCGGATGCCACCCTGCATGCCGAGGTGCGCCGGCGGGTTCGCGCGGGAGACGATCCCACGTCCATTCGGGATCACCTGCGGCAGATGGCCGGGCTGACCTTCGACGCGGTGGAACGTGGCCTGCCGATCTGA
- a CDS encoding tetratricopeptide repeat protein, with protein MTGPEGRQYGTAADRSTFNQVHGDQFILRDGPDTTTTFHPVRSLRADTVSFTGRADQVAILVRDAEASRGVTIYAIDGMPGVGKTTLAIHVGHLLSTRFPDAQFFIELHAHTPGRSPARPEDLLTDLLLATGMTAEQIPESLDERAARWRDRMAGRRFLLILDNAAATDQVAPLIPGASDCLVLVTSRRRLTGLRRTFGASLLPLTVFSEAEATDLYARLRGPAADEAEETATVQIVRLCGYLPLAITILAAGLETANAPGTAEVLTDLETAQDHLSAIDSRLDDQELGVAAAFDLSYQRLPATEQRALRLLSLSLGDDFDTHAAAALVDVSLTDARRLLRGLLTQRLLSQPTSGRFRLHDLIATYSRSRTTGEERTPAVHRLFDYYLHMTARCDPWLPQHSGRRSAAVPPARPLTTPAPAITTRAEAVRWLRVERTSILASLEYARAEQEDERVVELTRSIIALLHMDGPWSQAIHLLDATLDILSGRNDLAGIAWTYGETGVFAQRTGDYRLAAELQENSLRLCRELGDRHGEAAALVEIGILKLLTADFAGAEAAEEQAVIVYHDIGYSRGEAWALAQLGVLRRIAGDWPASEEFQERAAGLLELAGDLYGTAWTSAELGVIRGRWKKYPQATELTERAMSIYRELGDRRGEAYGFNQMASIRICTRDFEHAAGLLDRGLTIFLEFGDRHGEAEAYNIQGALFLKTHRAGEARAAFERAMIIAQEIGNPWERAKALAGTALCGFALGRVDEERFQQAVTMCRQVGATARVEKLLAERGKVRQGLTAGFDDDDWWQ; from the coding sequence ATGACCGGACCCGAGGGGCGGCAATACGGCACCGCCGCCGATCGCAGCACCTTCAACCAGGTCCACGGTGATCAGTTCATCCTGCGAGACGGTCCCGACACCACCACCACCTTCCACCCGGTTCGCTCGCTGCGAGCAGACACGGTGTCGTTCACCGGCCGGGCCGACCAGGTGGCGATCCTGGTGCGTGACGCCGAGGCCAGCCGCGGCGTCACGATCTATGCCATCGACGGCATGCCCGGAGTGGGGAAGACGACGCTCGCGATCCATGTCGGGCACCTGCTGAGCACCCGGTTTCCGGACGCCCAATTCTTCATCGAGTTGCACGCGCACACGCCAGGCCGCTCACCGGCGCGTCCCGAGGATCTGCTGACCGACCTGCTGCTGGCAACCGGCATGACCGCGGAGCAGATCCCGGAAAGCCTCGATGAGCGAGCGGCGCGATGGCGGGATCGCATGGCAGGACGCCGTTTCCTGCTGATTCTGGACAACGCCGCCGCAACAGACCAGGTGGCGCCGCTGATTCCCGGCGCATCCGACTGTCTCGTGCTCGTCACCAGCCGGCGCCGCCTGACCGGGCTCCGGCGCACGTTCGGCGCCTCGCTGCTGCCACTCACGGTCTTCTCCGAGGCGGAGGCGACAGATCTTTATGCTCGCTTGCGCGGACCGGCGGCGGACGAGGCGGAGGAGACGGCCACCGTCCAGATCGTTCGCCTGTGCGGCTACCTTCCGCTCGCCATCACCATCCTCGCCGCCGGTCTGGAAACAGCGAACGCGCCCGGCACCGCGGAGGTGCTGACGGATCTGGAAACAGCACAGGATCACCTTTCCGCCATCGACTCGCGGCTCGACGACCAGGAACTCGGCGTGGCCGCCGCGTTCGACCTCTCCTACCAGCGATTGCCGGCCACCGAGCAAAGGGCGCTACGCCTGCTCAGCCTCTCGCTGGGCGATGACTTCGATACTCACGCCGCCGCCGCGCTGGTCGACGTCTCCCTCACCGACGCACGGCGGCTCCTGCGCGGCTTGCTGACCCAACGCCTGCTGAGCCAGCCGACCTCCGGCCGGTTCCGTCTCCATGATCTGATCGCCACCTACTCCCGGAGCCGGACGACCGGCGAAGAACGGACGCCGGCAGTTCACCGCCTCTTCGACTACTACCTGCACATGACGGCACGCTGCGACCCATGGCTGCCGCAGCACAGCGGCCGGCGCTCGGCGGCAGTCCCACCGGCGCGGCCGCTGACCACGCCGGCGCCGGCGATCACCACCCGAGCCGAGGCGGTGCGATGGCTCCGCGTCGAGCGCACGAGCATCCTGGCATCGCTGGAGTACGCCCGCGCCGAGCAGGAGGACGAACGTGTCGTCGAGTTGACCCGGTCCATCATCGCCCTCCTGCACATGGACGGGCCATGGTCCCAGGCCATCCACCTACTGGACGCCACGCTCGACATCCTGTCGGGGCGGAACGACCTGGCCGGGATCGCCTGGACATATGGCGAGACCGGCGTCTTCGCGCAACGGACCGGTGACTATCGCCTGGCCGCGGAGTTGCAAGAAAACTCCCTGCGGCTTTGCCGCGAACTCGGCGACCGCCACGGTGAAGCCGCCGCCCTCGTCGAAATCGGCATCCTGAAATTGCTCACCGCCGACTTCGCCGGCGCCGAGGCAGCCGAGGAGCAAGCGGTGATCGTCTATCACGACATCGGCTACTCCCGCGGCGAGGCATGGGCACTCGCGCAACTCGGCGTGCTCCGGCGTATCGCCGGTGACTGGCCGGCGTCCGAGGAATTCCAGGAGAGGGCCGCGGGCTTGCTCGAGCTCGCGGGCGATCTGTACGGCACCGCCTGGACCAGTGCCGAACTGGGTGTCATCCGGGGTAGATGGAAGAAATATCCGCAGGCCACGGAACTGACGGAACGCGCCATGTCGATCTACCGAGAACTCGGCGATCGCCGGGGCGAGGCTTATGGCTTCAATCAGATGGCCAGCATCCGTATCTGCACCAGGGATTTCGAGCATGCCGCCGGCCTGCTGGACCGTGGCCTGACGATATTCCTGGAGTTCGGCGACCGCCACGGCGAAGCCGAGGCGTACAACATCCAGGGCGCGCTGTTCCTGAAGACCCACCGGGCCGGCGAGGCCCGGGCCGCATTCGAGCGAGCCATGATCATCGCGCAGGAGATCGGGAATCCGTGGGAGCGAGCCAAAGCACTCGCCGGAACCGCCCTGTGCGGCTTCGCCCTGGGCCGGGTCGACGAGGAACGGTTTCAGCAGGCCGTCACCATGTGCCGGCAGGTCGGTGCGACCGCCCGGGTGGAGAAGCTTCTCGCCGAGCGCGGCAAGGTCCGGCAGGGACTCACGGCCGGCTTCGACGATGACGACTGGTGGCAATGA
- the araD gene encoding L-ribulose-5-phosphate 4-epimerase AraD, producing MTIGSDALRQDVWLANQVIPKAGLAQLTWGNVSGVDRAGGYFLIKPSGVSYDDLTPDMLVPVDLATGKVLDGDLRPSVDTESHRAFYLAWPSIGGITHTHSANAVAFAQANRDIPVLGTTHADTFNGPVPVTRGLTPEECATDYEFNTGQVIIELIGDDEAAAAMPAALVANHGPFTWGVSPKKSVEHAIIVEAVADMAIKTLALNPAAATPQHLQERHFKRKHGPGAYYGNPSTKS from the coding sequence GTGACGATCGGGTCGGATGCCCTGCGCCAGGACGTGTGGCTGGCCAACCAGGTGATCCCGAAGGCCGGCTTGGCCCAGCTCACCTGGGGAAACGTCAGCGGCGTCGACCGTGCCGGCGGCTACTTCCTGATCAAGCCCTCCGGCGTGTCGTACGACGACCTCACCCCGGACATGCTGGTCCCCGTCGACCTGGCGACCGGCAAGGTGCTCGACGGTGACCTGCGCCCGTCGGTCGACACCGAGTCGCACCGCGCGTTCTACCTGGCCTGGCCGTCGATCGGCGGCATCACCCACACCCACTCCGCCAACGCTGTCGCGTTCGCCCAGGCCAACCGGGACATCCCGGTGCTCGGCACGACGCACGCCGACACCTTCAACGGCCCGGTGCCGGTGACCCGGGGGCTGACCCCGGAGGAGTGCGCCACCGACTACGAGTTCAACACCGGCCAGGTGATCATCGAACTGATCGGTGACGACGAGGCCGCCGCCGCCATGCCGGCCGCCCTGGTCGCCAACCACGGCCCGTTCACCTGGGGCGTCTCGCCGAAGAAGTCGGTCGAGCACGCCATCATCGTCGAAGCGGTCGCCGACATGGCGATCAAGACGCTGGCGCTGAACCCGGCCGCCGCCACGCCGCAGCACCTCCAGGAGCGCCACTTCAAGCGCAAGCACGGCCCGGGCGCCTATTACGGCAACCCGTCCACCAAGTCCTGA
- the pstS gene encoding phosphate ABC transporter substrate-binding protein PstS, translating into MKKSLAAVPVRAARTLPVAAAALAGLLLLTACEGPRRADDPVSCASGEAGGQGSSAQANAVNEWIEQYQIACAGAAVAYTSNGSGAGVKAFTSGTGDFAGTDAVLSDADQAAATTRCGGAPPVHLPLVIGPIALAYNVAGVSDLRLAPATIAKIFAGKVTTWNDKAIAADNPRTALPATPIRTVHREDNSGTTANFTRFLAATADWPFPAGATWPVPGALAVRGSDRLAAAIARTDGAIGYVEASYARVNELAMAHVGNSHGDFVPATDEAATAAIASAGITGDNDLRLDLDYDLPGGAYPLVQVTYEIVCRRGASAVTRGFLSYAASPAGQRAVSGAGFAPLPDTLRERVFAAAAHLG; encoded by the coding sequence ATGAAGAAGTCTCTCGCGGCGGTGCCCGTCCGCGCCGCGCGGACGTTGCCGGTGGCGGCGGCCGCGCTCGCCGGCCTCCTGCTGCTGACCGCCTGCGAGGGACCGCGACGGGCCGACGACCCGGTGTCCTGCGCGTCCGGGGAGGCCGGCGGGCAGGGCTCGTCCGCGCAGGCCAACGCCGTCAACGAGTGGATCGAGCAGTACCAGATCGCCTGCGCCGGAGCGGCCGTCGCCTACACCAGCAACGGCTCCGGCGCGGGGGTCAAGGCGTTCACGTCCGGGACGGGTGATTTCGCCGGTACCGACGCGGTGCTCAGCGATGCCGACCAGGCGGCCGCGACCACCCGGTGCGGCGGCGCGCCGCCGGTGCACCTGCCGCTGGTGATCGGGCCGATCGCGCTCGCCTACAACGTGGCCGGCGTCAGCGACCTGCGCCTGGCCCCGGCGACCATCGCGAAGATCTTCGCCGGCAAGGTCACCACCTGGAACGACAAGGCGATCGCGGCCGACAATCCGCGGACGGCGCTGCCCGCCACCCCGATCCGAACGGTCCACCGCGAGGACAACTCCGGCACCACGGCGAACTTCACCCGGTTCCTGGCCGCGACCGCCGACTGGCCCTTCCCCGCAGGCGCCACCTGGCCGGTGCCGGGTGCCCTCGCGGTCCGGGGCAGCGATCGGCTGGCCGCCGCGATCGCCCGCACCGACGGCGCGATCGGTTACGTCGAGGCGTCCTATGCCCGGGTCAACGAGCTGGCGATGGCACATGTCGGCAACTCCCACGGCGATTTCGTCCCGGCCACGGACGAGGCCGCCACCGCCGCGATCGCCTCAGCCGGGATCACCGGCGACAACGATCTACGCCTCGACCTCGACTACGACCTGCCCGGCGGCGCCTACCCGCTGGTGCAGGTGACCTACGAGATCGTCTGCCGGCGGGGCGCCTCGGCGGTCACCCGCGGCTTCCTCTCCTACGCCGCCAGCCCGGCCGGCCAGCGCGCCGTGTCCGGTGCCGGGTTCGCGCCGCTCCCGGATACGCTGCGTGAGCGGGTCTTCGCGGCGGCCGCCCACCTGGGCTGA
- a CDS encoding MBL fold metallo-hydrolase, translating to MRVHHLNCGTMRAPGGALVCHVLLAETDNGLVLVDTGFGLGDLADPATRLGPPRHLLRPALDREETAVVQVERLGFRPSDVRHIVVTHFDIDHIGGLADFPHAQVHVTAAEAEGALRPPTRGERRRFRSAQWSHGPHLVEHTPQGESWRGFAAAKELTGIAPGIVLIALPGHTRGHACVAVDAGSRWLLHCGDAFYHRGTLDGTRVPLGLRIAETAVAFDRSQVRANHARLAALHQRAEPDLTLLSAHDPVIYAALAAA from the coding sequence GTGCGTGTTCATCACCTCAACTGCGGCACCATGCGCGCCCCCGGCGGCGCCCTGGTCTGCCACGTGCTGCTGGCCGAGACCGACAACGGCCTGGTCCTGGTCGACACCGGGTTCGGCCTCGGCGACCTGGCCGACCCGGCGACCCGCCTCGGCCCGCCCCGGCACCTGCTGCGTCCCGCCCTGGACCGCGAGGAGACCGCTGTGGTCCAGGTGGAGCGGCTCGGTTTCCGGCCTTCCGACGTACGCCACATCGTCGTCACCCACTTCGACATCGACCACATCGGTGGCCTGGCCGACTTCCCGCACGCCCAGGTCCACGTCACCGCCGCGGAGGCCGAGGGGGCCCTGCGCCCGCCGACCCGTGGCGAGCGCCGCCGGTTCCGCAGCGCCCAGTGGTCGCACGGCCCCCACCTGGTCGAGCACACCCCGCAGGGCGAGAGCTGGCGGGGTTTCGCGGCGGCCAAGGAGCTGACCGGGATCGCCCCCGGCATCGTGCTGATCGCGCTGCCCGGGCACACCCGCGGGCACGCCTGCGTGGCGGTCGACGCGGGTTCCCGCTGGCTGCTGCACTGCGGTGACGCGTTCTACCACCGCGGCACCCTGGACGGCACCCGGGTCCCGCTCGGCCTGCGGATCGCCGAGACCGCTGTGGCCTTCGACCGTTCCCAGGTCCGCGCCAACCACGCCCGCCTGGCCGCCCTGCACCAGCGCGCCGAACCGGACCTGACCCTCCTCTCCGCCCACGACCCGGTCATCTACGCGGCCCTCGCCGCCGCCTGA